DNA sequence from the Stigmatella aurantiaca genome:
GGACACTCCATGAAGAAGGACAGGCCTGTGGACGGGTGGGAGCAACAATGGCGATCGATCGCGAAAAGCTGGAGCGGGAGATTCGAGTGCTGTGCGAGCGCAAGGACACGGGCAGGGCCGTGGAGCGGGCGCTGCAGGGCTATGGAATGGAGATCATGCGGTTGATGGCCTCCTTGCTGCGCAATCCGGAGCAGGCCAAGGATGCGTTCAGCCTCTTCTGCGAGATGCTCCTCAAGGGCCTGCCGGGATTCCGGTGGGAGAGTTCCTTCCGGACGTGGGCCTACCGCCTGGCACGCAATTCCTGCTACCAGCTCACCCACACCTCCGCCGAGCGCGAGACGCCTGTCACGTCCTCCGCGTTCCCGGATCAGGCGCAGGGGCACCGCTCCGACACGCTCCCCTGGCAGAGGACCTCGGTGAAGGAGCGCTTCCGGGCCCTGCGCGACAGCCTGGAGCCCGAGGAGCGGATGCTGCTGATGCTCCGGGTCGACCAGCGGCTGCCGTGGACCGAGGTGGCTCACGTCATGTGGGATCTGGATGCGCCTCCCACGGATGCGGACCTGGCGCGCAAGGCCACGGCCTTGCGGCAGCACTTCCAGCGCGTCAAGACCCACTTGCGCACCCTGGCCATCGAGCAGGGCCTCATCGAGCAGGACGAGGCCCCCCACGCGAAGACGCCCTCGCAGGAGCCGGGGGCGGAGCGCGAGCCCTAGGCCTACCCGGCCAGCAGTGCCAGGGGAAGCACCGTGATCCGCGAGGCCTCCACCCACGGGGCCCATCGGCGGCCCTCCAGCACACCCCCGAGGCCTCCCAGCGAGGCAAGAAACCAGGCCGCGAACGCGAGCTTGACCGGCCAGGCCAGTGAGGCCCCTCGGAAGAGGAAGAGGACGGTCACCAGCAGCGTCAACACGCCCACCCCCGACAGGTAGAGCACCCTCCGGTGCGAGGGCCGCACCTCGAAGCGGGGACGGCTGGACACCTCGTCCATGGGCGGGGCTTCCACGCCGGGCGGATGCCACCCCGGGGGCATGAACCAGAAGCGCAGCTTGTCCCGGAGCCGTGGCGTCTGGCGCACGAGGCTCAAGGCGGTCTGGAAGGGCATCCAGGCGGCCCGCAGTGGGTTGAAGGTGTTCGCCGGTTTGACGGTGCCGTAGACGACGGGCTCGCGCTCGGACTCGAAGGTGCCGAACAGCCGGTCCCAGACAATCAGCATGGCGCCGTGGTTCTTGTCCAGGTAACGGCCGTTGCAGGCATGGTGCACGCGGTGGTGGGAGGGCGTGACGAACACCCACTCGAGCGGCCCGAGCCGGTCAATCAGCTCGGTATGCACCCAGAACTGATAGAGCGTGTTGAGTGCCACGGCCGTGGCGAACATGGCGGGGGGAAAGCCCAGCAACGCCAAGGGCAGGTAGAAGGCCCGCGAGAAGAAGGGCTGGACGGGGCCCTGCCGCAGGGCCACGGACAGGTTGAAGTCCTCGCTCTGGTGGTGGGGGGCATGCGCGGCCCAGCCCAGGTGCGTGCGGTGCGAGACGCGGTGGAACCAGTAGTAACAGAAGTCCGTACCGAGCAGCAGCAGGGCCCACGCCCAGGCCGAGGAAGTGGGGATGTCGAAGAGGCGGACCGAGTAGAGCAGCACATAGGCCCCCGCCAGCAGCCCCCCGGCCACGGTGGTGAAGACCGTCTGGGCCGCGCCCAGGGAGAGGTTCGCGAAGACGTCCGGCCCCCGAAAGACACGGCGGCCCCTCAGACGCCCCGCCAACCATTCGAGGCCCATCAGGACGAAGAACAGGGGAATGGAGAGGACGATAAGGCTCATGGGTGAACTTTCGTTTCTGGAAGCCTCCCGCACTCTAATCTTCCCCAGGTTCTCGAAGGAGTCATGGCATGAGCGGGAAGCGGGAAGGGGCGGCGCCCCACATGAGCGCGGAGGAGTTCCGGCGGCTGGGGCACCGGGTGGTGGACTGGGTGGCGGATTACTGGGCCCGCCTGGAGTCCTTCCCGGTGCGCGCGGCGGTGGCCCCAGGGGAGGTGCTGTCGAAGTTGCCTGCTCACCCTCCTGAGGAGGGGCTGGATGGGGAAGCGGGCTGGGAGGCCGTCTTCCGCGACCTGGAAGACGTGGTGCTGCCGGGCATCACCCACTGGCAGTCGCCTTCCTTCTTCGCCTACTTCCCCTCCAATGCCACCGGCCCCTCGGTGCTCGGCGAGCTGCTGTCGGCGGGCCTGGGCGTCCAGGGCATGCTCTGGTCCACGAGCCCCGCCGCCACCGAGATGGAATCGCGCGTGCTCGACTGGCTGGCCGAGCTGATGGGGTTGCCGGCCTCCTTCCGGATGGCGTCGGACACGGGCGGTGGCGTCATCCAGGGCACCGCCAGCGAGGCCGCGCTGGTGGCCATGGTGGCCGCGCGCAACCGGGTCCGGCGGACGCTCGGCCGGGAGGCGGAGTGGGTGGCCTATACCTCCACCCAGACGCACTCCTCGGTGCTCAAGGCGGCCCTCATCTGTGGTGTGGCGAGGGAGGTGGCCGACAGCGTGCACCTGCGGCAGATCGACACCGACGCGGGCTACGCGCTGCGTCCGGACGCGCTGGAGCGCGCCGTGCGCGAGGATCTGGCCGCGGGCCGCCAGCCCTTCTTCGTGTGCGCCTCGCTGGGCACCACCTCCTCGGGGGCCATGGATCCGGTGCCCGCGGTGGTGGAGGCGCTCGGCCGCACGGGCTTCACCGCCGCCGGCGGGTGGGTTCATGTGGACGCGGCCTGGGCGGGCTCCGCGCTCGTGTGTCCCGAGTTCCGCGCCCTGGGCGCGGGGCTGGAGGGGGTGGACTCCTTCGCCTTCAACCCACACAAGTGGCTGCTCACCCACTTCGACTGCAACGCCTTCTACACGCGCGACCGCCGGGCGCTGCTCGATGCGCTGAGCGTGATGCCCGAGTACCTGCGCAACGCCGCGAGCGCGAGCGGCCAGGTGGTGGACTACCGCGACTGGCAGGTGCCGCTGGGCCGCCGCTTCCGGGCGCTGAAGCTGTGGCTGGTGCTGCGCCACTACGGCGCCCAGGGCCTGCGCGCCTACCTGCGCGAGCACGTGCGGCAGGCGGAGCTGTTCGCAGGCTGGGTGGAGGCCGACGCGCGCTTCGAGCTGGCCGTGCCGCGCTCGCTGGCGCTGGTGTGCTTCCGGCTCAAGCCCCTGCCCGGCGAGGCACCCGAGGCCACGGATGCGCGCAACCGCGGCTTGCTGGACCGGCTCAACGCGAGCGGGAAGGCCTTCCTCACCCACACGGTGCTGCCCGGGGTGGACGGCGCGCCCGCACGTTTCGTGCTGCGGTTGGCCATCGGTTCCGTCCGCACCGAGGAGCGGCACGTGCGCGCCGTCTGGGAGCAGCTGGGTGCCCTCGCCTGAAGGTCAGGCCGGCTCGAACCGGCTGATCTCCAGGCCACTGCCCACCGGGAGCAGGACGCTGGTCATTCCGGGCTTCGCACGCACGGCCCGGCCATAGCGCTTCACCCCTTCTCCGCCGGGGTAGATCATGTTGTCGGCGACGATGATCGCGCCCGGATTGAGCTTGGGATAGAAAGCGTCCAGGCACGGCTCGTAGAGGTCTTTCCAGAGATCGACGAGGACGAAGTCGAGCCCGGACGGCAGGGCTGCGATCAGCTGAAGCGCATCGCCCACCTGGAAGTCGATGCTGCCGGCCAGCCCCGCCTTCGCCGCCATGTCGCGCGCGTAGGCCGCTTTGTAATCCTGCAGCTCCAGGGTGGTCACCCGGCCACCGGTCGCCTGTGCGGCTTCCGCCAGCCAGATCCCGGAGTAGCCGTAGGAAGTGCCAATCTCCAGGATGTTGGGCGCTTTCAAGCTGCGCACGAGGATGTTGAGCAGCTTGCCTGTGTCCGGTCCCACGGAGAGCAGAACCTGATCACGCCAATTCTCGTGGCCTCCTGTGGGCGGTGCTTCCCGCAAGCGCCGGTCCTCTTCGCGCATGCGCTCGTGATAGGCGTCGAGCACCGCCATGACCTTCTCATCCATGGGTGGATCCTGGGTTGGAGGGGGAAACATCGCTGTCATTCTCGCCACGGTGCCAGTAGGCCGCTGCCTTGGACGGCTCCGCGCCAGCAGGTTGCGATGGAGGATAGATGCATCGGCGTCAAGGCAACCTCGGGAGGGCGGTGGGGTGGGAGGAGGGCGTGAGTCCAGCGCCTAGGACGGCCGCCTGCTGCCTCAGCGCTTCAGCTTGTAGCGCAGCCAGAGCAGGTCGCCCTTGCGCTTCTCGAAGGAGACCAGCTTCAGGTGGCGAGCGGGCCCTTTTCCCTCTTTCGCGTCGAAGAGCGACGGGGTGCCGATGGCACCGTCCGCAATGGGGGCCACCAGCACGCTCAACTCGTCAATGAGGTCCGCCGCCAGGAAGGAGCCGTTGATCTTTCCTCCGCCCTCCAGGAGCAGCTTCCGGATGCCGAACTCCTTCCTGAGCTTCTCGAGCACCCTCTTCAGGTTCAATTCCGTCTTGCCGCCAAACACGTAGGAGACGCCCTTGGATTGAAGGAAGGCCAGGTAGTCGTCCGGGACTTGCTCGGTGAGGACCGTAATCACGTGCTCCTCATCGATGGCGCCCGACTTCCAGGTGAGCTTGCCGGAGGGGTCCAGGGCGATGGCGTAGGACTCCGCATCGCGCCTGGCGATGAAGTCCGTCCTCGGAATCGGGTGCGGCACCTGGCGTGAGGGAACCCGTGCCTTCCCGGCGTAGGGTTCCATCGAGATCCGGCCGATCATCCACGCATCGGCGTTGAAGGTCTGGGCCGTCCGCTCGTACTCGCCCAGAACGCTGGGTGGGAGCTTCCAGCCCGTGGTGACGATTCTCCCATCGAGGGAGGGGACCATGTGGCACACCACGTACGGCCGCTTCGCTCCATTCATCTGCCAGCTCCTCATGCGTGTGGATTGACCGGGATTATCCGGGAACGCTGCGGTTCATGCATCCGTCTGCGAGAAGCATGCGAGAGTGCTTCCCATGGATCCTATCAAGCCCAATATCAGCCGGATCTACGACTATGTCCTCGGCGGCCAGCACAACCTGGAGGTCGACCGGAGCGCTGCCCAGCACATCCTGAAGGTGTTCCCCGCCTACCCGCTATGGGCGCGCCTGAACCGGGAGTTTCTTCAAGTCATGGCCAGGCAGTGGGCCGCGGAAGGGCAGACCCATGTCCTCGATCTCGGCTCGGGGATGCCGACCCAGGGCCACTTCCATTCGGTCATGCCCAACGCGCGGATCCTCTACAGCGACAATGATCCGGTCACGGTCGAGTATGCCCGGACCCTCATCGGGGACAATCCGGCCGTCGCCTATCTTGAGGCGGATGTGCGCCAGCCCGAAGCGCTCCTGCGCGCCGCCGAGCAGCATTTCCACGGAGCGCGCAAAGTGGCCATTGGCTTCATCGGAGTGGCCTATTTCGTCGATGACGCGAGCCTGGCGCGCGTGATGAGGACCCTCCATGACTGGGCCGCGCCCGGCAGCGTCATGGCGCTCTCTCAGACCGTCAGCGGTGAGATGACGGAGACGGGCCGCCAGCAAATGGAGTCCTTCAAGCGCGGGGGCGTCGAGCTCCTGCCGCGCAGCGAGGCCGCGCTCCGCCGCCTCGTCGAGCCTTGGGAGATCCGCGAGTTCGCCCCACTGGAGCGCTGGCCCGGTATCGAGACCCGGGTCCAGGCGTCCGACCGCGGGGATGCCAAGGCGGGGATGCTCGGAGTCCGCCTCGTGCGTCCGGGCTGACGCGGGTCAAGGCCGTGAGGGCCAGGGTTCCTCCGCCATCTTCGGGCGCCGCTCCGGGGTGGGGGCGCATCCGCCCAGCCACTCCCAGGCCGCTCCCTTCCAGAGCTGCTCGCGCCAGTTCAGGCGTGCCGCGGCTTCACGCGCCTTGGCTTCGTGAGCGAGCAGCGCCCAGCCCACCCGGGACTGCTTGCTGTCCCCGCTCTTGAACTTCAGCAGCCGACGCTGGCCGCGGGCCTCCTCGAGGTCCGCGGCCCAGAGGGCCTGATGCCGGGCTCCTTCTCCCTGGCAGTCCACCTGATGCCGGTCACACCAGGCGAAGACCTCTCTCGCCCGGACCAGCTTGGTGCCCTTGGACAGCTCCGTGACCGCGGCCACGAGGAGGTCGGCGGTGATGACACGCATGGGAAGACCACCGGATGAAGTGATGGTGGTCAACCTAATGCGTGTCACCAGGCGAAGGGTCATGAGCCCTTCATGGCTCTGTCATGGTTTCGTCATGGCCGCCGGCTTAGGCCTTCTCCGCGTACTCCTGGCAGCAGCAGAACTCGGTCGTGGTGGTCGTGCTCGACTTGCTGCCGCAGATCACCTTCTCCAGGAGCTCCTGGAAGCCGTTCAGCGCGTCCTTGGAGGTGAACGCCTTGCCGCCGGTCTCGGACGCGGCGCGCGCGAACTCATTCTCCAGCGCCTTTCGCTGCTTCTCCTTCGCGCCGCTCGTGCCGAGGTACGTGTGGATCCGGACATCGCTCTTCTTGGCGGCGTCGATGGCGCGGTTGGCGGCGTCGATATCCTCTTGATTCACGTCGCTGCCGCCGCCCTCGAACGCCTCGTCGCCGAGGAAGAAGACCGCGCGCTTGGCGGAGGGCCGCCAGTCATAGTGCGCGATGACGTCCTCGATGGCGCGCGCCCCGTCCTCCTGCGCGCCGCCGCCCGCCACCGTGCCCTTCTTGCGCCCCCGGAGCGCGGACTCGTCCGCCTTGGCGGTACCGGTCAGGTAGTTCTTGACCGTGGTGTCGAAGCGCGTGTTCTTGAACGTTCCTTCGATGCCCAGGTACGTGACGCGCAGGTCCGAGGGGCACTTGGTCTTGGCCGTCTCGATGGCCGCGCCGACCGCCTTGTTCAGCGCGTCGGCCTCGTCCTTCATCGAGACGCTGGAGTCGATGACCACGACGAGATCGACCGCGGGCGTGGAGGTGCTCTCTTCGGTGACCGTGGTCCCCGTGGCCAGCTTGGGGAAGTCCAGCGTCTTGCCGAGATAGCTCTGCGGGCCTTCGCCGCCGATTCCGGTGAGCTGCGCCGGCAGGGTGGTGTCCGCGGTCAGGCTGCAGACGCCCTTCGCCGGGGTGCCGGTCACGAACGTGAAGCGCGGATCGTCACCGTCCTGCTTGAAGTAGAACGTCTGGACGTTGGCCTGGTTGAGCGTGCCGACGGTCTTGTCGTGGTAGTAGAACGCGGTCAGCTTGGGCTCCCCGCCACCGGCCGGGGTCTCATAGGTAAAGCAGCCCTTGCCCGCGATCGAGCCGTCCGGGTTCTTCACGGCGAAGGTGTAGCTGGTGGTGCTCCCAGACTGCTTGCCAGGTTTGTCCTTGATGACAATGGTGGGCTTGGCTGGCGTCGCGGGCTTGGAAGGCTGATCGGCCTTGGACGGCGTGGAAGGCTGATCGGACTTGCGAAGGAAGGCGGTGGCGACGTACAGCCCCGAGTTGTCGATGCGCGGCGCCCGGTTGTTGCCCACGGGGAAGATGTCGTAACGCAAGTGCAGCGTCTTGCAGCCAGCCGCATCGAGCCGCACCAGGCCCATCACCGTATCGATCGAGTTGGCCATGCCGCCGGGAGCCGGCTTCGAGGTGCCTTGCAGCACGCCGTTCGTGAGGCTCAACTGCGCGCTCGGCTGATTCCCCCCGGAGGTGGGAGGTGCCGCGCCGCCGTTGAGCAGCTTCCAGCCCGCGGGACTGGCGGCGCTGCCGTCGGCGAGCGTGCCGGTCATGGTGACCGTCGTCCTGGCGTAGGTCAGGCCGGCGTAGATATCGCTCAAGCCGATGAGCGTATGGGCTCCCGCGACGCCGTCCTTGCCCCCGGCCTTCGAGCCCTTGTACCGGGAGAAGTCGAGCTCGACCGTGAAGTTGTTCTGGGCGCTGGTGAACTGCCTGTTGGCCTGCATGCGGATCGCGTTGACGCTGGTGGACGTCAAGCCCGCCTGCTCATTCTTGCCGAACGAGCTGGCGCCGGTGCCATCATTGATCGAGCCGTGCGGGGCCACGCCCCCGTTGTTCCAGTCAAAGGTGCCGAAGCCAGAGCTGACGCCGAACCGGATGCCGATCTCCCCGCCCAACCCGTCGGGGATATAGCGCCACTGGTTCCAGTCGCCGGAGCCATTCCACTTGTACCCAGAGGGGTCCCAGAACACGAGGTCGAGCGTTTCGGTGGAGGGAGGCGGGAGATGGGGCGTTTGTGAAACATTGGGCTGTAACATGAGTCAGGGGTCCTTTCACGAAAGTACGGTGCACAGCGGAGAGGGAAAGCTTCAGGTCCAGATGACGCCGGTCTTCAGCCCCACGAGATTGCCGGCGGAGTCGGTGCCCACGATGTAGAGCGGGTGCTCCGCGCCCAGTTCCGGATTGTCGCGGCCGAGGATCGCCGCATGGAGCTCGCGGAGGTGGGCCTTCATGAACCGGACGAGCTCCTCGGCCTGCTCATGTTCGGGCATGTCGTAATGGGCGTTGATGAGTGCCTGGAGGCACGGATCCGCGGACTCGAACCTCGCGACCTCGTGTTCCGGCCGGTTCGTGAGCTTGAGCGTGGAGCGGAGGACGTCCGGGGTGAGCTGGGAGAGCTTTGCCGCGGCGTGGAAGGGCTGGATGGGCACCCCGCCCTCCGAGCCGTAGTAGCCGTCGAAGAAGAGCCCTTTCGAGAGCTCGCCAAGCTTTTTCGCGAGCGCCTCGCCCGTGGGCGCGGTCGCCGCTTTGAGCGAGCGCGCGAGGGTGACGGCGAGCTTGCCCAGCTCGGACATTCGCGCGATCTCGTCCTCGGAGAGGCCATTGTTGTCGAGATCAAAGCGATCGACGAGGTCGGTCTGGATGAACTTGAGCGCGGCGCCGATATCGGCCTTGGTCACCCGGGCCGAGCGCGCGCTGTCGCGGCGATCGATGAATCGATAGAGCGTGTCGACGAGCGCCCGCTCCGTGCCCTCCAGCGAGAGGAGCTTGGTGCGGATGTCTTTCCGGCTGACGATGCCATCAGGCCCCGCGGCACCGAGGAGCTGCTCCGCCGCGCGATTGAGTGCAGTGTGGACATCCGATGTGGCAATGGTAGGCATGGGCTCATCTCTCCTGGCGAAGATGCCCCGGGAATGGGGGCTTTCTCCGGTGGGCCAGGGCATGGGTGGGCTGCGGCGTTTCGTGCCGCATCAGATAAACCCAGCGGGCCGCGTGAGATATGGACCCAGAGGCTTGGCCAATGAGCGTTGGCTGACGTTTTACAGTCGCCCTGCTCCGGCCACGGCGGCATCCGCTGGGACGCTCTGCCAGGCACGGGCGGGTGCGCCGGGCAATGCCCGGGCGCGGGCTCCCGCGGGACGGCCGGAGGGACCGGCGCATCCCGCGAGAACCAGGGTTAGAACTGGACGGCCGCGGTGTATGCGAAGTGGTCGGAGCCGTACTTCTCCAGGCGTTCGGCAGGACCGGTGCCGATGCCTCGGGTGACGTAGATCTGATCGATGGGCACGCCGGAGACACCCGCCGTGTTCAGGTGGTTCATCCCCGGGATGTCCTGCGCGAGCGGACGGTTGAAGTCGCCCACGAGGACAACGGGCAGTCCCCGCGAGAGCAGCTCCGCGACGACCTCTCGCACCACGGCGTTGTGCGTCCGCCAGCGCTCCTGGCGCTCGGGGTGCTCACCGTTCCAGGCGCCGGAGATGTAATGGGTGTTGATGAACGCCAGCTTCGCGCCGGTGTCCTTGTTCTTCAGCACCACCCAGTTCACGAAGCGCGAGGGCGTTACCCCGGCCTCACCTCCGTGCGTGAGCCGGGAGCCGTCTCCCGTCTTCTCGTACTTGTTCTTGCGCCACGAGATGGCGATGGAGTTGCGGGCGTCCAGCCTGCCTTCGCCAGGACGGAAGTGGTCGTAGTACTCGAGCGCGCCAAGCTTGGAGTGGCCCTCGTCGGTATCCACCTCCTGCCAGCCGATGACGTCCGCGAGCGGCTTGAGGGTCGCGCTCCCGTGAAGGGTGTTGTGGGTCGCGACGGTGGCCGTCGTGACCGCGAGCGCCTGCATCTCCTCCGAGGGAGGGGAGGGCATGAGCCCCAGGGAGATGAGCAGGCTGAGAACGGCAGAGGACAAGAGTTTGAGCATGGAGTCTCAGGGGCAGGCGCCGGGTTGTATCCCCTGGCGCGTTGGGGAAAGGGGGAACTGGTCACTCCGGGCTGAGGAACTTGTTGACGACCGGGTTGTCATTGGAGTCCCAGCCCAGCACGCCCAGGTACATGCCCCGGTGGCCCCGGTCATCGGTCTGAGCGTCGAAGTTGATCGGGCAGGGGCTGCCACCGCACAGCCAGCCGTGGAAGAAGATCCGCTTCCCCTCGTCGATTGCCGCGGCGATGTCCGCGCCGCCGGGGCCGCACACGCCGCCGGTGTTTCCATCCGTGAGCAGGGTGTGCTGCGTGACGCTGTTGAAGGCGTTGGCGCCCACGCCGTTGGCCCGCATCCAGATGGTCTCGTAGGTGCACTTGTTGTACGGGCCGCGCGAGGCGAACAGGATGTAGTCCCCGGCGCGCTTCACGAGGACCGGGTTCTCCACGATGCGGTCCGAGCGCAGCAGCTGACGGCTGGTGGCGCCGCCAGCCACGTGGGTGCCGGCGGCGTTGAGCCGGACGATGCGCAGCGACGAGGGCAGCTGCTGCGTCTTGTAGAGCAGGAAGCGCGCCCCGTCGCTGTCCTTGAATCCGGACGGGTCGATGACGCCGGCGTTCGCGAGGGGGCGGCCCGGGACGGGGTCATCCGGGGTGGGGACGTTCGCCGCCCCCGGGCAGACGAGCGGCCCGCCCGCGACCGGGGTGAACGGCCCGAGGGGCGAGCTGGCGGTGGCCGCCCCGATGCAGCGCTGGTTGGCGTCCAGCCCGTTCACAGGGGCGGCGAAGTAGAGCACCCACTCGTTCGCGCTGATCCGCTCCAGGTCCGGAGCCCACATGCCGCCGCCCGTGGCCCACGAGGGCTTCGCGGTGAGGGCAGGCCCCTCGGACCCCCAGGGACCGGAGGCGATGTTCCCCTGGGCCGATGGAACAAGACTTCCGGTCGCCATGCCGTAGAACTGGTCGTTGTGGTTGACCACGGACGGATCGGCGAACCCACCGCTCGGCGCATACACGGGCCGGGGAGCGGCGCCTGCGCTGAAGGAGACGCTGAGGCAGGCGGCGAACGCGGCGGATGCGCCAAGGGCGCGACGGCGGAGTGGCATCAAAGGGGGAATCCTCCTGGGAGGAGGTATACATTTACTTCCGATTAAAAGGAATAGGCTCGTATTCCTGCTTTGAGCGCACTGGACGTCAACCTGAGTTCCCCGGTCTCTCCAAGCGCAACACCCAGCTCCGGCTCACCCATCAGTTCCGGCCGGAGGTGCTCACACACCGGATGGATGGGTTGTACGCGCATGACGCGTTTGCAACGGCTGGCCCTCCCCTGTGGCCAGTAACGGCGCAGGGCTCACTGCGGCATGAATCCAGCACCAGAGACGGGCACCGCGTGGCCATCCAGGACGGGCGGCTCTGAGAAAGAGTGGAGAGCAGACATGAGCGGCAGCGAGAATGACATGCAGCATTCGGCGTCGGGCGGGCAAGGGGAGACCGGGGGGCACTCTTCGGGTCTCCGGGATGACAGACACGGGCCTGGGCATGAGCATGGGCATGAACATGGGCCTGGCCATGGAAGCCCCTGGGGGAGACCGTTCGCACGGGAGGTGTACCATGAGGTGGTGGTCAAATACGCCACCCACAAGATCCGCCGGGTGCTCGCTGATGGCAGTGAGCAGTTCGATCTGGTGAACCTCCGGTCCTACAATGGGAAACTGGTGGGACAGACCATGGAGGTCCGTCCAGGAGATACGCTGAAGGTTCTCCTGAAGAATCAGCTTCCCTTCAAGGATGACTTGGTTGGCGACCATCCGCACAACGGCCCGCATGGTTTCAATGTCACCAACCTCCATTTCCACGGGATGCATGTTTCACCCGCCGGAAATTCGGACAACGTCCTGGTTGCGATTGGCCCCAATCAGGAGTTCGAGTACGAGGTCAAGATTCCGAGTGACCACCCGGCTGGCACCCATTGGTACCATGCCCACAAGCACGGGGCTGTGGGCATTCAACTGGGCAGCGGCATGGCGGGGCCGTTGATCGTCCGCGGCGGCATCGACGAGGTCGAGGGGATCCGCGGAGCCCGGGAACGCATCATCGTCCTGCAGCAGATTCCCTACAAGATGGTCACGGACCCCTACGCACAACCTCCCAAGCAGGCGAACATGGTGGAGGAGTTCGGTCAGCTCTTCGAGTTCACCTGGCTGAGCGAGCTCGT
Encoded proteins:
- a CDS encoding RNA polymerase sigma factor is translated as MAIDREKLEREIRVLCERKDTGRAVERALQGYGMEIMRLMASLLRNPEQAKDAFSLFCEMLLKGLPGFRWESSFRTWAYRLARNSCYQLTHTSAERETPVTSSAFPDQAQGHRSDTLPWQRTSVKERFRALRDSLEPEERMLLMLRVDQRLPWTEVAHVMWDLDAPPTDADLARKATALRQHFQRVKTHLRTLAIEQGLIEQDEAPHAKTPSQEPGAEREP
- a CDS encoding sterol desaturase family protein, producing the protein MSLIVLSIPLFFVLMGLEWLAGRLRGRRVFRGPDVFANLSLGAAQTVFTTVAGGLLAGAYVLLYSVRLFDIPTSSAWAWALLLLGTDFCYYWFHRVSHRTHLGWAAHAPHHQSEDFNLSVALRQGPVQPFFSRAFYLPLALLGFPPAMFATAVALNTLYQFWVHTELIDRLGPLEWVFVTPSHHRVHHACNGRYLDKNHGAMLIVWDRLFGTFESEREPVVYGTVKPANTFNPLRAAWMPFQTALSLVRQTPRLRDKLRFWFMPPGWHPPGVEAPPMDEVSSRPRFEVRPSHRRVLYLSGVGVLTLLVTVLFLFRGASLAWPVKLAFAAWFLASLGGLGGVLEGRRWAPWVEASRITVLPLALLAG
- a CDS encoding pyridoxal-dependent decarboxylase; translated protein: MSGKREGAAPHMSAEEFRRLGHRVVDWVADYWARLESFPVRAAVAPGEVLSKLPAHPPEEGLDGEAGWEAVFRDLEDVVLPGITHWQSPSFFAYFPSNATGPSVLGELLSAGLGVQGMLWSTSPAATEMESRVLDWLAELMGLPASFRMASDTGGGVIQGTASEAALVAMVAARNRVRRTLGREAEWVAYTSTQTHSSVLKAALICGVAREVADSVHLRQIDTDAGYALRPDALERAVREDLAAGRQPFFVCASLGTTSSGAMDPVPAVVEALGRTGFTAAGGWVHVDAAWAGSALVCPEFRALGAGLEGVDSFAFNPHKWLLTHFDCNAFYTRDRRALLDALSVMPEYLRNAASASGQVVDYRDWQVPLGRRFRALKLWLVLRHYGAQGLRAYLREHVRQAELFAGWVEADARFELAVPRSLALVCFRLKPLPGEAPEATDARNRGLLDRLNASGKAFLTHTVLPGVDGAPARFVLRLAIGSVRTEERHVRAVWEQLGALA
- a CDS encoding O-methyltransferase; this encodes MDEKVMAVLDAYHERMREEDRRLREAPPTGGHENWRDQVLLSVGPDTGKLLNILVRSLKAPNILEIGTSYGYSGIWLAEAAQATGGRVTTLELQDYKAAYARDMAAKAGLAGSIDFQVGDALQLIAALPSGLDFVLVDLWKDLYEPCLDAFYPKLNPGAIIVADNMIYPGGEGVKRYGRAVRAKPGMTSVLLPVGSGLEISRFEPA
- a CDS encoding RibD family protein, giving the protein MNGAKRPYVVCHMVPSLDGRIVTTGWKLPPSVLGEYERTAQTFNADAWMIGRISMEPYAGKARVPSRQVPHPIPRTDFIARRDAESYAIALDPSGKLTWKSGAIDEEHVITVLTEQVPDDYLAFLQSKGVSYVFGGKTELNLKRVLEKLRKEFGIRKLLLEGGGKINGSFLAADLIDELSVLVAPIADGAIGTPSLFDAKEGKGPARHLKLVSFEKRKGDLLWLRYKLKR
- a CDS encoding SAM-dependent methyltransferase, with the protein product MDPIKPNISRIYDYVLGGQHNLEVDRSAAQHILKVFPAYPLWARLNREFLQVMARQWAAEGQTHVLDLGSGMPTQGHFHSVMPNARILYSDNDPVTVEYARTLIGDNPAVAYLEADVRQPEALLRAAEQHFHGARKVAIGFIGVAYFVDDASLARVMRTLHDWAAPGSVMALSQTVSGEMTETGRQQMESFKRGGVELLPRSEAALRRLVEPWEIREFAPLERWPGIETRVQASDRGDAKAGMLGVRLVRPG
- a CDS encoding vWA domain-containing protein — encoded protein: MFWDPSGYKWNGSGDWNQWRYIPDGLGGEIGIRFGVSSGFGTFDWNNGGVAPHGSINDGTGASSFGKNEQAGLTSTSVNAIRMQANRQFTSAQNNFTVELDFSRYKGSKAGGKDGVAGAHTLIGLSDIYAGLTYARTTVTMTGTLADGSAASPAGWKLLNGGAAPPTSGGNQPSAQLSLTNGVLQGTSKPAPGGMANSIDTVMGLVRLDAAGCKTLHLRYDIFPVGNNRAPRIDNSGLYVATAFLRKSDQPSTPSKADQPSKPATPAKPTIVIKDKPGKQSGSTTSYTFAVKNPDGSIAGKGCFTYETPAGGGEPKLTAFYYHDKTVGTLNQANVQTFYFKQDGDDPRFTFVTGTPAKGVCSLTADTTLPAQLTGIGGEGPQSYLGKTLDFPKLATGTTVTEESTSTPAVDLVVVIDSSVSMKDEADALNKAVGAAIETAKTKCPSDLRVTYLGIEGTFKNTRFDTTVKNYLTGTAKADESALRGRKKGTVAGGGAQEDGARAIEDVIAHYDWRPSAKRAVFFLGDEAFEGGGSDVNQEDIDAANRAIDAAKKSDVRIHTYLGTSGAKEKQRKALENEFARAASETGGKAFTSKDALNGFQELLEKVICGSKSSTTTTTEFCCCQEYAEKA
- a CDS encoding nuclease A inhibitor family protein; amino-acid sequence: MPTIATSDVHTALNRAAEQLLGAAGPDGIVSRKDIRTKLLSLEGTERALVDTLYRFIDRRDSARSARVTKADIGAALKFIQTDLVDRFDLDNNGLSEDEIARMSELGKLAVTLARSLKAATAPTGEALAKKLGELSKGLFFDGYYGSEGGVPIQPFHAAAKLSQLTPDVLRSTLKLTNRPEHEVARFESADPCLQALINAHYDMPEHEQAEELVRFMKAHLRELHAAILGRDNPELGAEHPLYIVGTDSAGNLVGLKTGVIWT
- a CDS encoding endonuclease/exonuclease/phosphatase family protein, which encodes MLKLLSSAVLSLLISLGLMPSPPSEEMQALAVTTATVATHNTLHGSATLKPLADVIGWQEVDTDEGHSKLGALEYYDHFRPGEGRLDARNSIAISWRKNKYEKTGDGSRLTHGGEAGVTPSRFVNWVVLKNKDTGAKLAFINTHYISGAWNGEHPERQERWRTHNAVVREVVAELLSRGLPVVLVGDFNRPLAQDIPGMNHLNTAGVSGVPIDQIYVTRGIGTGPAERLEKYGSDHFAYTAAVQF